CCTGGGCAGACCAGCCGCCATCGGCCCTGACGAgcctctctccttctcctcctgcagctGTCCCACCTCGCCTCCCCGGCCCCTCACCAGGCTGTCTACACCGGCACCCGTGTCCCGCCATCGCCGCCCCCCGGacccccggccctgccccgcgGCACCGCCTGCCCCTCGCCCATCAGCCTGGCCCTGGGCAGCAGCGAGGCgggcggccccagccccagcccctgcccctcgGGCAGCAGGAGGCCCCGCACGGCCGGGCTGTTCCTCGGCCGCTTCCTCAGGAGGGGCTGCTGGGCCTCGCCCGTGCTGGCCACGCTCTCGCCCAAGTGCCCGGCCGTGCCCCATGGGAAGGTGCAGCCGCTGGGCGAGCGGGAGTGGCGGACGCCGGACGCCAAGGCGGTGAGCAGGTACGTGCCACACACACACCCGGACACCCTCCAGGACCATTTCAGTTTGTAATTAGCCCGAAGTTGAAATAGTATCAGCTGAGCCTGTTAAAGTAGGCCTTGTGCCTTATATTCCACTCAGCTGTCGCCATCTCCCCCACCATGTCTGTCTGTGGTGGGGCTGTGTGTGATGGCGGCTGCCAGCCGCCACACTGGCTCTGCTCCTCCCTGGCGTTGGGCAAGGAGAGGGAAGTGCTGCACCTCCTTGCCAGCCCTGGgggactgtcctggggacaccaggCACCTGTGCTGCCTGTCCCTCTGCAGCCGTGTCACctcctgccccgtgtccctgagcctCCCGAAGCTGGAGGAAATGGCGACCCCCTTGCACCGGATCAATGTGAAGACACATTTGTGATGCCAACCGGCTTCACGGGCTGCAAGTATGTTAGCGAAAGTTGTAGTTTGTCCAATTCAGTTATTTTGGTGGCTTTGGAGATGAGCTTGAGGTCTTTGAACCGGCAGAGATGGGGAGATGTTCAAGTACTCAGGTAGGGACCCTTCAGAATCCTCCCTGTGAGGCTGATGGTTGCCTTTCCTATAACTGTATCTAAAAATCATTCCTTGTGTTTGTGCTCTCTGACCCAAATCACATCCTGGCCTCCAAAAGCGTCTCTTCCCCTCAGCTCCTTGCAGTTGTTTTCTGTCTTGGATGTGTTTTCTGATGAGAAACGGGCAAGAGGCCGTGCCGGTGGTTCCTCTGCTGCCCTCACACCTCCTGTTTGTGGTGTAAAGCCCAGGTTTTACTTTTGATCCCTGAATTTGGAAAACCACTTGTATATTTGTGTTTGTTCTTGAGCATCAGTTCAGGTTTGCTTTAATGATTTGAAAGTCAGAGAAGACCCAGAAGTGACGAGGGAGGAGAAATCTTGAGGGAGAGTCGTGATCATTTGTTATCCTGCAGCAGGATGTGtaagattggggtttttttttgcctggaGAATGTGTCACTGTGGAAACCAAATCCTGGCCGTGTCCCTCGCTAAGAGTAACGTGTCCTCAACCTCTTTTAATCCACCTGTGCTGACCAGGTGGATGAGTCCACGTTATAAATTCAAAAGCACAAACCTGAGGGCTCCTTCTCCACCTGGCACTGCCCTCCACCTCTGCCAGAGCCGCCTCACACGGCGGTTTTGCTTCAAAGGGCATTTGCCATCTCTGCGGGCTCATGCCCAGGAGTTTTGGtttgggatttggggtttgaaCAGTGGAAAACTCAAAGCCAGACTCCGTGCTGTGCGTGCTCGCCGTCTCGGAAAGCGCGTCAGAAAGTGCCCTGTGCATGATGAGTTTTTATTTCACGACCAGCTTCTTCCAAATAAAAACGGATGCTCCTTCGGAGAGCCGAATCTACCCCGCGCGCCCTGAGGAGGGAGAGGACTCTGTGAAGGAGGTGATCTGCCCTTGGGAGAGCCCGGCGGAAGGGGGAAGAGCCCGGCTGAAGGGGGAAGAGCCGGGTAACGAGCAGCCCAGACATGGACCCTCTTTCCAGGCCTGACACTGCATGGTGTGGTTCGTGGGCCATGCTGTCGCAGAAGTGCGTTAGAGCCGTCCCTCAGCATCAAGGAGGCTCAGATTGCCACAGCTATGAATACCAGACCCTGGTGTACCCATCTGTTTGTAATTCAAAAATCCCAAGTATTTCTGGACTGGTTTACCTTCCTATCTTTGGTATATTCAGATCTATTTGTGACAAACTTCTTGATAAATGAACCTCATTTCTTGCCTTATAGCAGATGGAGaatttatgtgtgtatatgtatccTGGGAAATGGTGTCTTATCTGAATTACTTGCTTGGCCATGAGGTGTCAGCACACTGTACACAGCGCAGCTGGAGCCAAGCTTGCAGGCATTTCTCCGAGTAGGACTCAGACTTCAATGCCAAGATTGGGGCACATTTGTGTCCCCAGCTTGGGTCCACCTCTTattattaatgacaattatttaattttaaagcaagcTCATTAAAAGACAGCTGATTGCGAGGGAAAATAAAGCCAACCCCTCATGAGAAGCTGTATGGCACAGCATCATTCCTCCATCCAAACCAGAGAAGATCCCAGAGAGCCAGCAGTGCTGCAGGAAAGCAAGGGCTCCAGAGCACTGCTCCAGTAGCTCCAGTTTCCCTTTTGTGGCCTcccagtgccagggtgggttctGAAACCATGGCTTGAACTGCACCCTGGCAACACCTGGGAAGATCTAAAATCCACGTTAGTGTTTTGAGCCTCTGCAAACTTAGACTGAGGCATTGTCACAGTCTTGGTGCTGTTATCAAGAGTGTTAGAACGTTGCTTTCAGCACCTTGTGTCAGTGTTTGAAGATGGTTTGTCTGTTCAAGCGTGGAGGGGTTTCCTAGATGTGTGTGATGTGGGTCGTTGTTCCGTAGTTTGGCCATGTGGCCCGTGACTGTCGGTGTTTTGCGTTTCTAATTGTAAATGGAGCTTTGTCTGCGTGGCTGCCGTGGTTCCTCGCGCTGGCCGCTACTGTGAGATTTCAGGTCTCTCCTCACACATGCTCAGCGGTCCCTATTTCCCCCGGGGTCTGGGACAACGCTTGTAATCACAGGGCAGTTTGGAAAAATCAAGAGGCTGTTTCTGTTTCCAAAGCCTCTTTCCCAGGGGAGCAGAACGATGCAAAGCAAATGTTGAGCGGGAGGTTGCTGCCCCGCACTGCCCATGATGCTTCTCTTGTACAGATGAGCGTTTGCTCTTTCTGGTGTTGCTTTGCTGGGAGGATCTGGTTCTGCCCTGGCACTCACCAGCAGTGGCCACCTATTACTCCTGAGAGACAAATACGGtgtcttctgtgattttttttgttaatattgtTACTCAGCCACTCCTGATGAGACACTGGTAATGTATAATCCAGGAAACACGAGAGGAAGACATTGCGGTGTGTAAGAATTAATGATATTATATTCAATATAATGTACATGTTATAAGTGCTGTTCTACAATTCTCTCTGGTTTGGGGTTCCTCTTGTCACCTCTTTGCCTTCTACTCCAGAGTCCAGCAGCGGCTGCGGATCAGCCGTGTGTCTGGGGCTGGGACGCGGGTCACACTCCGTGCACACAGTAAACGCTGTAACGTGGAATCTGGTTGTCTGTGGTTTCCTCCTTAGCGCTGTCGATGTGCACAGAGCCGGGGGGCTGCTCGGCACCCGCTGCCCAAGCTGCCTTCCTCACCTTCCTCATCGCCTCGGTTTGCTTAGGAAGGTGCACATCTTAACCCAGTTTCACAAGCTGATGAATGCATGCGTTCTCCATGATGAACTTGGGCACTACTCTTATTTATTATGTGCTTAGCAAGAGTAACGTAACTGGTGCTATATAATACTGAGCTCCCGTGAGAACCTCTTTTTAGCGGTGTGCAGTTTGCTGGCCACAAGGAACACATCAAGAAACTCTTATCAAAGAGGTGGGTCTCACTGTGCTGGCCTTGGTGAGGGGTGGCACTTCACTGCAAAGAGACGCAGAGGTAAGTATTTGTAGAAATATCCCTGGATTTGTTTCCGGTGGCCTGGAGCAATCAGTGCTTCATCTCCAGACACAGAGTTGTGGCTGCTGAGTACAGACCTGGCGGTGGCTGCGTGGGGCACACACAGTGATGGAAAGCTCAGGCTCCCTGGTGACCTGTTCTACTCCTTGGGGGTGGACTGTGAAGCTCTCTCCATCTTTGCCAAGGAATCCAGTGGTTCTTTGGCCTCATGTTCATCTTCCAAACCAGAGGGAGGACTTTAGGATCCAAAACTGGCTGCTCACTCAGGGCTTGGATGCCCTGGTGCAACTACATCCAGACAGATACATATGTGTCCCAGAGGTCAGCACTGGGCATCCACAAATTTATCCCTCAGGGATCATTTTTTCCCCAGTATCTTTCAACTTGAGGACTCTGacaattttttcccctggtgGGGACAGGCCCCcgtgcctttctttccttccttcctccctttgccCCTGGACCCCCCATGCTCCTGCTGACTGTGGGTTGCAAGCTGCTGCTCCGGAGGCCCCGGATCCCTCCTGCCACCACGCTGCGCTCACACGGTGACATCTGACGGTCTGGCCCCAGCCGGAGGCCTGACGTGCTGGAGTCGGGAGCGCTTTCAGCTCTCGAGTTCAAATCCCCTCGCTGTGCAGGAGCCCATTTAACGCTGCCTGGAGTCACCTGGAAGAATTAGCTCACTGCAGCAACTTAGACATCCAAGGTATTCTGATAATGTGAGGGATGTGTAAGGTTAATGACTGGAAAAAGTGATCGCTCCCTGTGGGCAGTTTCTCAGAAAAATCCCTGCTGCTTGGCTGACAGAAGAAAGGAGACTCGAGCAGCAGTGAGGAAGCCCCGTGCCCTCGCGCAGCTCCACGGTCCTGCCTCCCGTGGCTGCGGGGGCTGGCACGAACCCACGGGGTGGCCATGGCCCTACTTTGGCTCATCCCTGCTGGAAGAGCTCCCCACGCTCCAGGTCTGAGCTGACGAGCTGCAGCGGGGGCTGCAGTGGTCAGACTTTGGATATTGTTTGAACAAACTTGGAAGGAAGATGCTTAATTAGCTGTGTGGTTCTACAATGTACTCCGCTCCATCCATGGAGGTCCCATGTCAGGGTGGGCTCCTCCGCCACACTTTGCTCAGGCTCACGCTGCCCCATGGCTGCTgggatttgtttgcttgttcgCTCTGCAGCCCTGGGCCAGCATGAAAAGCAAGAGCAGCTTCTGGGGTTCCCCCAAGCCTGTGTGAGGGCTCTTCCCAGGCTGCCTCAGCCAGCAACCTCAAGGGGACACTGTTGGGACAGGATGGGAGCGAGTCCCATGCTGGTGAACCTCAGTGCCTTGCTGGGGCGATGGACAGGACGGGGATCCCGCGGTGTGGGGCTGCCGGCTTTGGGGTGACCCTGCTGTTCGGTCGTGCCGTGGGGCTGGGTACACACTGCGCTGGGGCTGCTCCCCGGGGTGGGTGGAGAAGTGTATGTGGGGAAAAATGTCCAACTCAGAGATCTGTTTTCTAGGCTAGCGGCGTCTCTCAAATCTCCCTTCAAGTCTGACATTTCACTCTCTCCTCTCCAGCTGGGACACACAGCCCAAGTGCCAAAAACACTGAGGgcttggtttttttcttgtttttttctttttttcccctctgaagtCGTGGCCCGAGCATTGCTAGAGTCTCGTTAATTTAAAAATGGAACAAAGAATGCTCAGCATCCAGCAGGATCAGGCCTGAGGAGCAGGAAGGACCAGCTGGCTCAGGAGAGGGCTTGTTCCCATGAGATCCCCCGTGTGGTTTTGGCAGGCGGCGGGGTTGGGATAGCTCTGCGAGCAAACTCTTCCTGCCTGACATGCCAGCCGTGGCGGAACAGCTGACTCAGAGCATGACAGCTCTTCACAGCATCCCCCTGTGAAAGGAGCCGTCAGGAGCGTCCCTGACACCGCCGCCTTTACATTTTGCGAGGGTGGCTTGAAAAGCGAGATGTAAACCGAGCCCACGTCATGATGCTCTGGGAAACGGTGCTCCGTGGGTGGAATTCACCTCTGTGCAGGGCTGCATCGCATTACGGCCTCCTCAGGTCCCAGAATAGAATGTCAGTCGAACTGAAGTGGTTCACGGTACGTTCACCCCAAAATCTGAATATCTGAGTTATGACAATTATGTTATGCGAGAGTCACCGTGACTTGgctttttggggtgcaggagcctCAGGGATGCAGGAAGAAGCCCAGTCACCGGGGTAATTTTCCCCTTGCCGCCAGGGATATGTTTTATGCATTTTGCAATACGCCTGGCCCAGAAGCAGAGGTGAGCACCTCACAGGATCCCTTTTAGGGCAGAGGTTCCCAGATCTGTTCTGCACCGCACTAAAGAGCGAAAGATAAGCTCTCGCAAGTcagtttactttttaaaattcatgtTGCCATAGCAGCTTAGCACACTGTCTCAAGTCGTCCTTCTTGCAAAACTTTGATCACCATGAAAACAGAATTATGTTGTTCTCTAACATGTTCTACATATAAATATACCGAAGTTCCCATAGTTCATGCTTCAACATTTCTGCAAAGACCTCTCTTATTTCTCGCTCACAAATAATTTCTCTGGCCAAAGGACAATATTGTAAATCACCGAGCTGCGTTGGGCTCAGCCTTGGTGTGAATCCTGCCCATCAGCAGCTCTGTGGTCCTGCCACTCGTGTTCCCGGTCCAGGTTCTGGTTCCAGTGGTTTCTAACACACTCGGGAACACCTCAGCACTGGACGCCAGCCACCAATTTCTGCTCCCAGCCCTCCTCCCTTGGCTCTGCTCTCAGGCCACCAGCCTTGTCTCTTCCCTGGAGTATTAAAAGAGCAGAAATTCCTCTGAAATATCTCACCATGTGTTATTATCCAGAAGTGCTGCACTGCCTTGTCCCCACTCACCTCCAGTCCCATTGTGCTGGGTTCCGTCTGTCCCCGGGGAAGGAATCAGTCACCCCGCTTAGGGTGGGATGAATCAACTCTGGAAATGGCTCATTCCCTCCACTGGCTGTAGGAGACTCATTCAAGACTGGACACAACTTCTGTAtgggtgggatgtggggacaaTTTGTATACAGGTGGTATTACCTGGCACCGGTGGCTTTCACAACAGCGAGTGCATCCCATACGTAGCACATAGGCACCTGCTGCAGCCCCAGGCACAGAGCTCTGGCTCTTTGCAACTCTGCTGTCAGCCTGAGGAGACCTGCATTTCTTCTCCTTCTTACTCAAAATGGGGCCTTCTTCTTGCTCCTAAACTTTCCCTCTGCACATTGTGCTAGAAGCAATGGAAAGAACTTTATTAAGCACCAACACTTCAAATCCTGCTCAGAGCAATCCTTTTGTTTCCATCAGGTGTCCCATTTTTCCAGCCGCATTCACACTAGCAGTATTGGGTCAAAAATAGGCTAGTCATAGACGAATTTGCAATAACAACCTACGCAGTCATTTGGTTAAACAGCACATTACCCCAAGCTAcacttttgctgttgttgttcacAGGAATCCATCTCCTCACCCCAGAGAAGACCCCAGACCAGCACTGGGAAAGGTCAGTGAGATTTTTATTAATGTTCACAGCCAGACTTCTTCCagtcagcttttcttttcccccaatcaactgaagggggagaaaaataaaaaaagaagaagaggaaaaaattggGGTAAAAGTTGAAGAACACTTTAATTTATAAGGAAAAGAACTAAATAATTGATGTAGTCATGGTGCCAAAGGTAATTTCTGCTGCTCCCTCTATCTCACAAAGACATTTAGCATTGATTGAGATCAAAGTATCAAAAACCCCTGCTGCTGAGCTGAAAGGCAAAACTTTCGGCTGTCTTTCTCCGCTCTAATAATATCGTCTTTATGTAGTTAATAAACTGCACACTTCAGTCAAACTATATCATTACAGAAGACTTAGGGAGCtaataatttaaaagcaaagaaTTGCCTCTGTTCTTCGCTTTGAACTAAACAACATTCTGTTGAATGAGGGGGACATCAAAGCTTTGTTACTATTACCAATGTGGCTGGAGCACAGGGCCGCACAGAGTGTGTGCTTCAGTcatcaagagagagaaaaaaaaaaagattaaagatatTGGCTTATCAACCCACAGGCAGAATCAGGTGTTTTCTGCTGTGCAAGCATCAGGTGGTTTGCTTATCAATGAGTTTTCTTGTTAAATAGGTGTACATGACTTAGGTTGATCCCTCCAATTCTGCGGCCCTTTTATTTCCTAGGTAATGTTTGAAGAAGTTGGGCTGAGGGGCTGTTTGTTTGCGGGAGGACGGCTAATTGGGCCTTTTGTCAAGGGCCAGCTCCTGTTTCCGCTCTGCTGATGCTCTCCCATTGTGCTGTGGGTctcctccctgctccccaccttcctcctgcccatgtgctgtggggcagcctCATCCTCTGCTGGATGtgccttcatcaccctcctcatcccACCCCGCTCCGGTTCCTCCATGCTCACGATGGAGCAGGATCTGCGCTCTCAGCTCAGGAGAAGCCAGAGAAGACCTTCTAGCCTGGCTGGGAGTGAAGGAGGCACCACGCTGCTCCACTTCTCACTGcgaagggaaggaagagggaacctgctgtcctgctgctgccttctccaCCCACACCACAGCTCAGAACGGGTTCTTTCCCCTCTCACCAACCAACAAAAGGTTTGCAGAGTCTTGAGTCTGAAGGTCCTAAACTTGTTGAAGGGTGTGTGGATCACTCATGCTCATGCCAGCAATTCTTCCTTGCCAGATGTTTTTTCTCCAAGTGTGGCACCCGGGGAAAGAAAGGTTTTCTTTCATAAATCCCACCGAAACACAGAGATTTTCCTGGGACATTGGGTGGGGATAGGGTCAGCAAAAGCAGTCCAGGAGCTCTCCTCCATCCCTTCCCTGCCATTGCAACATCTGCCCATGTTGTGTGCCTGGCTCTGACTCCAGGTTGGACCTTTCACGCTCTTTGGCTGGAGCTGTTTCAATATGGGGCTGTGGGATGAGCCCCAAGGTCTCACCAGGAGAAACAAGGTGAATTACAAGGTCAGCACTTGAGCGGACAAGGCATCTGAACCCTCCTGCTCCCATCTCCTGGGCTGGATGGACCCCTGGGTGTTCCAGGCAGGTCTGGGAGCTGGCAGTTTGGTGTGGGCTCTATTATGGGGCACTTGTACTTCTTAAATGCTGCTTTTCATTTGCATCAAAAACTCTCCTTGGTTCTTGGCGGTCTGGATCTCATCCCCTATTAAAgactggaattttaaaaagcagaaaataatggCTTATTTCAAAGTAACAATTCGACTGCTTTTTGAAATGCTGTCCTTATTCAAAACCACTTAAATTTATACATATTTCTAAGTCTTTATTATCCTCAGAGGCTGAACCAATTTGGATCTTGATTTCTGCAAGTGTTCTCCTTGATTTCTGTGTCAGAAAGTTGAGATGTAATGTGAACAGATTGGACGTTAACCATAGGTATCAAATGGTTTCCTGGGAATTATTGCTTAAGTTATTCTTTAAAATACTTTGCAAAGCCTATTACTACAGGAAGAAAATTCATAGCAAAAAGACTTTCAGAAGGGGATGATCTTGTGCTTTTCCTCCTGTCGAGCTGCAGGCTGGAGCGTGTGCCTGGGCATGTGTGGACATGTGTCCATGTGTGTGCTATTGTGGTCTTCATTCTTTTTTCAGTGGAACTGGCTTTACCGTGTACCGAGAATGACATTCCAGCCCTGCTGAAgtggttttcctttccttttgtttcAGTAAGACTAAAACTTTCATTTCTGAAATGGAAGAGGAACTTCTAGGAGGTGCACAGGCAGCTGACACACGTTTTATGACCAGAATAATGTCAACTGCCCTGTAAACAGAAAGCAACTTGTCCATCACTCCTGCAGACTCATGGATGACCTGCAGATCCCACGTGCGGGTGGTGCGTGTTGTTTGAGGACACTAACAACCAAATGAGGAGGTGGAAACGTTCTGCTGTCTGGTCTGGCTCAGGGAGCATGGGATTTACATGCAGACACAGTGCCAAAGTTTTAAGAAATGTTTTCTGTAATGTTGTCCtcatgtgccagggaggttttgggTTTGTCTGAGCTCATCAGGTTGCCGCCATCCTGGGAGGGTGAAGGGTGTCACAGTGAAGTCAACGTGCTGGGTTGTCTCTCAGAGGCATCCATCAAGCCAAAGGACACCCTGGTGTGTTCTGCTTGCCTTGTTTGCGCTTTCACTGACGGGATCTGTTGGACACGATGCCCAAGatttgcaccccaaaatcagaatGCAGCGGGTAGTGTTTAACGCAACCTTTAGAGCAAGGTACCTAATGAAAATTCTAGATCACAGTATCCGCCTctgcatctgtctgtctgtctctctaccTGCCTGAGAGAGGCAGACTCATTCATGGAATGACTGTTTCTGCAGTATTTAGAGACGCTCCCCTGTTCCAAACAGCGCTGCGAGCCAGCGCGATGCTGAGAGGCTCACTGGCTGGACAGAGATGCGGAGCTGAAGGCTCTGGAGCCAACCTTTGCAAGATCTGGTAACACAAAGATAATAAAGTGACTCTGATGGGAGTGCAGGGCAGAGTGAAGCTGTCTTTAGCCTTTACCAAAACCACTGTCAGTGCCTTTGCCTTTTCACAGCGCAGCTCTTCGCAAAGCTAATTGGGTTAGTGCCTTGCAGGGGGTTTTCAGTGTCTGCAGGAGATGGGCTGCTGCAAACACCTTCCCCTTCAAGGCACACAGCATCGCCTTTTTCACACCACAGCTCTCTCCCTGGCTTCTGTTCTCCAAAAGCAAAAGTCCCAGGCTGTTCTTCAGTATCAGCCATTACAGTGTTTCAGTTCTTTCCTCCCAGCCATTTTCAAATGTTCaacttaaaaggaaaatgtttcattttaggcCAAAttcccccctcctctccctttcccctctCTTCTCCTTCGTCCCCCCCCTTTCTCTGGAAGAAGAACAAAGTCATTCAAATCAGGAAGCTGAGGAACTCCGCGTATACTTTCCACTGGGACCTCGATCCCTACTGGTTTGGCTTGATTTGATTGAAGTGTAATTTAATCCTTCATCATTTGTCATAATGtcatttatatataaaaacaacACTGCATCCAAACTTCAGATCAGCACCGAGGAGCTCTCCAGGAGGCAGGAAAACAGAGCCGTGGAGCCGGCTTTGCTGCTTGCGAGAAGCGAAACTGCCTTCCAACTCGCTGGGAAGGCACCGGGATGAAGCGTGTCATCGTTAAGTCAGGTTGCATTATGTTAGTGA
The window above is part of the Patagioenas fasciata isolate bPatFas1 chromosome 18, bPatFas1.hap1, whole genome shotgun sequence genome. Proteins encoded here:
- the LOC136109490 gene encoding regulator of G-protein signaling 9-like, giving the protein RASLLLLLQLSHLASPAPHQAVYTGTRVPPSPPPGPPALPRGTACPSPISLALGSSEAGGPSPSPCPSGSRRPRTAGLFLGRFLRRGCWASPVLATLSPKCPAVPHGKVQPLGEREWRTPDAKAVSSFFQIKTDAPSESRIYPARPEEGEDSVKEVICPWESPAEGGRARLKGEEPGNEQPRHGPSFQA